One window from the genome of candidate division WOR-3 bacterium encodes:
- the mazG gene encoding nucleoside triphosphate pyrophosphohydrolase — MFDELLAVVRRLRQKCPWDRKQTVASTRPLVLNEAYELDEALGSADPKHIAEELGDYLFMGIFLADVLAAEHGTKLEDVLRRTIAKLKTRHPHIYGSTRVSDAREVLENWERIKRSEPGKAFKKSVLDGLPRTLPALKESQLVQERCGRLGFDWSRPEDVLDKVVEETNELRKELTRLRRTARSGHRNRTRKDRTRGTSRNSDRVAEELGDLFFALVNLCRHLGLDAESVLRDSNAKFRKRFELLEQEFHRRGRSLARSTLREMDRVWNKVKAREK, encoded by the coding sequence ATGTTTGATGAACTACTTGCGGTTGTGAGAAGACTCAGACAGAAATGTCCGTGGGACCGAAAGCAGACGGTTGCTTCGACTCGTCCTCTTGTCCTGAATGAGGCCTACGAGCTGGATGAAGCGCTGGGTTCGGCTGACCCGAAACACATTGCCGAAGAACTCGGTGACTATCTGTTCATGGGCATCTTCCTTGCCGACGTGCTCGCTGCAGAGCATGGCACAAAACTCGAGGATGTGCTCAGACGGACAATCGCCAAGCTCAAGACCCGGCATCCGCACATCTATGGCTCGACCCGGGTTTCAGATGCAAGGGAAGTGCTTGAGAACTGGGAGCGCATCAAGCGCTCTGAACCGGGCAAGGCCTTCAAGAAGTCAGTCCTTGACGGATTGCCCAGGACATTGCCGGCGCTCAAGGAGTCGCAACTAGTCCAGGAAAGGTGCGGCCGGCTCGGATTTGACTGGTCGAGACCTGAAGACGTGTTGGACAAAGTCGTCGAAGAGACCAATGAACTACGGAAAGAACTGACACGGCTGAGACGGACAGCTAGGTCCGGGCACAGGAATCGCACCCGCAAGGACAGAACTCGGGGTACAAGCAGGAATTCCGACAGAGTCGCTGAAGAGCTGGGCGACCTATTCTTTGCGCTTGTGAACCTGTGCCGGCATCTAGGTCTGGATGCGGAAAGCGTGCTGAGAGATTCGAACGCTAAGTTCCGAAAGCGCTTTGAACTCTTGGAGCAGGAATTCCATCGACGGGGCCGAAGCCTGGCCCGTTCGACACTTAGGGAGATGGACCGGGTATGGAATAAGGTCAAGGCTAGGGAGAAGTGA
- a CDS encoding NUDIX domain-containing protein has protein sequence MSARCKPANALPVAVAAVIGQPGILLIRRRNPPFVGHWGLPGGKIQTGEHLDQAVRREVLEETGVRARFECLCGVVTEFLYEGPRLAMHYLLLVCRLSPLTGQLRSSSEGTVRWFPLSRVRDVANEVIPSDRLMLERLVFCRPRNRYFRCVVRKTKDEYRVVSFR, from the coding sequence TTGTCAGCCAGGTGCAAGCCCGCAAATGCTCTGCCGGTCGCGGTCGCCGCGGTCATTGGCCAGCCGGGCATACTCCTGATTAGGCGTCGCAATCCACCCTTTGTCGGCCACTGGGGTCTGCCCGGAGGCAAGATTCAGACCGGCGAACACCTGGACCAGGCTGTACGCCGTGAGGTTCTTGAAGAAACCGGTGTACGCGCGCGGTTCGAGTGCCTATGCGGGGTCGTGACTGAGTTTCTTTACGAAGGGCCCAGGCTGGCAATGCACTATCTACTGCTTGTATGCCGACTCTCGCCCCTGACCGGGCAATTGAGAAGTTCGTCCGAAGGAACGGTACGCTGGTTTCCGCTCAGCCGAGTTCGGGACGTTGCCAACGAGGTGATTCCGAGCGACCGGTTGATGCTGGAACGGCTGGTGTTTTGCAGACCCCGAAACAGGTACTTCCGCTGCGTGGTCAGGAAGACGAAAGACGAATATCGCGTCGTCAGTTTCAGATAA
- the metK gene encoding methionine adenosyltransferase, whose translation MAKTRFTSESVTEGHPDKVADQISDAVLDEVLRRDPVGRVACETYVTVGLVLVGGEITTRCWVDLPQVVRNLLRHIGYVDTASGISADDCAVLDAIGRQSPDIAQGVDTGGAGDQGVMFGYACRETPELMPLPIVLAHALAARLAEVRKNRTLPYLRPDGKSQVTVEYEDGVPRRVDSVVIAAQHDESVLDKTGRRISSTARQEIVDAVVRAVIPAELLDRRTKYFVNETGKFVIGGPSSDTGMTGRKIICDTYGGWARHGGGAFSGKDPTKVDRSATYMARYIAKNCVAAGLCDSIEVRLAYVIGRADPTDVAVCTFGTGRTDDRRLEAVVRELFPLTPGGIIRHLNLRSPIYLPTACYGHVGRKPAKVRDAKLSRSVELFTWEKLDMVAELRRACS comes from the coding sequence TTGGCGAAGACGAGATTCACTTCCGAGTCAGTTACCGAAGGGCATCCGGACAAAGTTGCGGATCAGATATCGGATGCGGTGCTGGACGAGGTCCTGCGCCGCGACCCAGTCGGTCGGGTGGCGTGCGAGACCTACGTGACGGTCGGTCTGGTACTGGTGGGCGGTGAAATCACGACCCGGTGCTGGGTTGACCTGCCGCAGGTCGTCCGTAACCTTCTGCGCCACATCGGCTACGTTGATACCGCGTCTGGAATCAGCGCAGATGACTGCGCCGTTCTCGACGCCATCGGTCGGCAGTCCCCGGATATCGCACAGGGGGTTGATACCGGCGGAGCTGGTGACCAAGGCGTAATGTTCGGTTATGCGTGCCGCGAAACTCCGGAGCTGATGCCGCTACCGATCGTGCTGGCCCATGCTCTTGCTGCCCGACTGGCCGAGGTGCGCAAAAATCGAACTCTGCCGTATCTCCGGCCGGACGGCAAGTCCCAGGTTACGGTTGAGTACGAAGATGGCGTTCCCCGCCGCGTGGACAGCGTTGTCATTGCGGCTCAGCACGACGAAAGCGTCCTGGACAAGACCGGCAGACGGATCAGCAGCACGGCCCGCCAGGAGATAGTTGATGCGGTAGTCCGTGCCGTGATACCGGCGGAGCTTCTTGACCGACGTACAAAGTACTTCGTAAACGAAACCGGCAAGTTCGTGATTGGCGGACCCAGTTCAGACACGGGCATGACCGGCCGCAAGATAATCTGCGACACCTATGGCGGCTGGGCACGGCATGGCGGTGGTGCGTTCTCGGGTAAGGACCCGACTAAGGTCGACCGGTCAGCCACATACATGGCACGTTACATTGCCAAGAACTGCGTCGCAGCCGGTCTGTGCGATTCCATCGAGGTAAGGCTTGCTTACGTCATTGGCCGGGCTGACCCGACCGACGTCGCGGTCTGTACCTTCGGAACCGGCAGAACCGACGACCGGAGGCTCGAAGCTGTTGTCCGGGAGCTGTTTCCTTTGACGCCCGGGGGTATCATCAGACACTTGAACCTGCGCAGTCCGATATACCTGCCAACTGCGTGCTATGGCCACGTTGGTCGCAAGCCCGCGAAGGTACGCGATGCCAAACTAAGTCGCAGCGTCGAACTCTTCACCTGGGAGAAGCTCGACATGGTTGCTGAACTGCGCCGTGCCTGCAGCTAG